GTGTTGCGCACGCGCACGGGCATGCCGCTGCCCAGCGCGAGCTCGGCCGCGGGCGTGTGGACGACCTTGGAGCCGGCCGCCGCCATCTGGAACAGCTCTTCGGCGGAGATCGTCTCGAGGACCTCGACGCCAGAGCACGTGCGCGGGTCGGCGGTCATCACACCGTCGACATCCGTGTAGATCTCGACCTCGGCGGCCGACAGCGCCACACCGAGCGCGCACGCGGTCGTGTCGGAGCCGCCGCGACCGAGCGTGGTGACCTCACCGCCCGGCGCGACCCCCTGGAAGCCGCAGACGACCGGCACGCGACCCGCCGCGATGGCGGCGAGCAGCGGGCCGGTGTGGACCTCGGTGACCTGTGCGGCGCCGAACACGCCGTCCGTGACGATCCCTGCCGCGCCGCCGGTGAATGCGAGCGCGTCGACGCCCGCGGCGCGCAGTTCGTGCGCGACCACCACAGCGGCCACGACCTCGCCGGTGCTGGCGAGCAGGTCGGTCTCGGCGGGTTCGGCGGGCAGGCCCGCGACCAGGCCGAGCAGCGTATCGGTGGCGTACGGCGCGCCGGCGCGGCCCATCGCGCTCACGACGACCACGGGCGCCCGGTCGAGCTCGAGCGCCTCGGTCACGCGCGCGGCCACGGCGGCGCGGCCCTCGGGCGTGGCGACCGAGGTCCCGCCGAACTTCATGACGACGACGGGACGCTCGCTCACTCGCAGCCCTCGAGCAGCTTCTCGAGGCCGACGACGAGCCCGGTCATCGAGCCCACCTTGCGGATGGCGAGCACGACGCCGGGCATGAACGACGAGCGGTCCATCGAATCGTGGCGGATGGTGAGTACCTCACCGGGGCCGCCGAAGACGACCTCCTGGTGCGCGGTGAACCCGGGCAGCCGGACCGAGTGGACAGGGATGCCCTCGACGAGCGCGCCGCGCGCGCCGTCGACGTGCTCCGTGTCCTTGCCTTGGATGTCCGGGACGGTGCCGCGCGCCTCCGCCACGAGTCTGGCGGTGCGCACGGCGGTGCCGGACGGGGCGTCGGCCTTGCGGTCGTGGTGCAACTCGACGATCTCGACGTGCGGGAAGTGCCGCGCTGCCTGCTTCGCGAACTGCATCATGAGCACGCCGCCGATCGAGAAGTTCGGGGCGTAGAACAGGCATGCGTCGGTCTTCGCCTCGAACCAGATCTGCGCGAGGCGGTCCTCGGAGACCCCGGTCGTGCCGACGACGCAGTGCACGCCGGCCGACAGCGCCGCTCGCAGGTTGGACTCGACGGCGTCGGGCTGCGTGAAGTCGACCATGACGTCGGGGCCGGTCGCGAGCAGCGTCTCGGCGACGTTCATCGCGCAGACGAGCGGCGTCCCGCTGCCGTCGTCGACTCTCACGCCCGCCGCGGCGGTGTCCACGCAGCCGACGACCTCCATGCCGGGCGCTTCGGTCACCGCGCGGACGACCTCGCGGCCCATGCGGCCGCCGGCTCCCGTGACCAGGACTCGGATCATCTCGCGGTCCCCTCCCTACCCTGCCAGAGCCTCGGCCTCGGTCTGGCTGACCGGGCCGATGACGGCGAGCGTTCGCGGCGAGTCGAGCACCGCGGCCGTCACGCGCGCCACGTCCTCGAGCGTGATCGCGTCGATGCGCGCCACCAGCTCGTCGATGGTCAGCATCTCGCCTCTCGTGACTTCCGTCTTCCCCAAACGCGACATCCTGTTGCGCGTGCTCTCGAGCCCGAGCACGAGGTGGCCCTTGATCGACTCCTGCGCGCGGGACAGCTCCTCGGCGGTGACACCGTCGGCGATGACGTTCGCGAACTCGGCGCGGATGAGCCCCGCGACCTCGGCGGCGTTGCTCGGCCGCGTGCCGGCGTACACGGCGAACTGGCCGGTGTCCTCGTACAGTGAGTGGTACGAGAAGACCGCGTACGCCAGGCCGCGCTTCTCGCGGATCTCCTGGAACAAGCGCGAGGACATGCCGCCACCGAGCACGGTGTCGAGCACGGCGAGGACGAAGCGGTCCTCGTGGTCGGCATAGAGGCCATGGACGCCGTAGCAGATGTGCGTCTGCTCGGTCTCCTTGGTGATGAGCGCGAGGCGCTCCGGCTCCACGCGTGCGGCCGACGGACGCGAGGAACGCGGGCCCGCGGGCAGCTTGAGGAAGCGCTCGACCAGGCCGACGACCTTCGCGTGTGCCACGCTGCCGGCCGCCGCCACGACGGTGTTGCCGGTGACGTAGTGGCGATCGCGGTACGCGGCAGACGCGTCGTGCCCGAAGCCGCCGACGGCATCGGCGTCGCCGAGTACGGGCAGGCCGATCGGGTGGCCCGGCCACAGCGCGCCCGCGAACAGCTCGTGCACGCGGTCGTCGGGCTGGTCCTCGGCGCGTGCGATCTCCTCGAGCACGACCTCGCGCTCGGACTCGCACGCGTCCTGCGCGAGCAGCGCCGCGGCGACCATCTCGGCGAGGACCTCGATCGCGACGTCGACGTGCTCGTCGAGCACGCGCGCGTAGTAGCAGGTGTACTCCTTGGAGGTGAAGGCGTTGAGCTCCGCGCCGAGGCGGTCGAAGGTCTCAGAGATGTCCTGTGCCGTGCGCGTGGGCGTGCCCTTGAACATCATGTGCTCGAGGAAGTGCGACATGCCCGCGTCGGCGGCGTCCTCGTCGCGGCTGCCCACCGAGAACCAGATGCCGATGGCCACCGAGCGCACGCCGGACATCGTCTCGGTGAGCACGGTGACGCCGTCGGAGGTCGTGGTGCGGTCGTAGAACATGCGGGAGCCGCCTGTCAGCTGAGGGTGCGTGCGTGCAGGCGCCCATTGTAGCCGAGGGGCGGACACGGGCGGCGGGGGGCGCGTCCTACCGCAGCGCCATCCACGTGGCCGCGAGCACGGCGATCGCGCCCCAGAACACGACGCGCGCGTTCGGGTTGCGGTCCGCGTTGCGCTCGCGGATCCCGCGCGCGAGCAGCCACATGAGCGCGAGCATCCCGGACGCGAGCGCCACCGAGGCGAGCATCTCCACGCGCGGCCCGGCGACGCGGCTCACCACCACGAGCAGCGCGAAGCCGCCGAGCGAGAGCAGGTCGTCGGCGGACAGGAAGCGTGTCATCACAGCCCCCTCAGTCGGTAGCGGCCGGTCTTGCGCGTGCCGACCTTCTCAATGAGCCCGGCGTGCAGCAGCGGGTTGATGAGGTCCATCGCTCCCTGTCGCGAGACCCCGAGCGCCTCCCACACCTCCGCCGGCGACAGGCTGCCCCGCTCGGAGAGCATGGCGAGGAGCCGTTCCTGCCTCGGGCGGAGCGCGAGGTGCTCGGTGCTCTCGAGCGGCAGCGCGAGGATGCGCGCCCACGCTCGTTCGAGTGTCACGAGCAGTCCGCGTGCCGAGTACTCGAGCCAGCGCGTGAGGTCGTCGCCGTTGTCGCGGGGCTCGTCGAGTGCGGCGTAGTAGGCGGGCCGGTCCTCCCAGTACCACTCGTCGACGGCGAAGATGTGGTCCGTGTCGAATCCTCGGCGGTAGAGTTCGAGCAGGGCGAGTGCGCGGCCGGTACGGCCGTTCCCGTCACCGAACGGGTGGATGGACTCGAACCGGTGATGGACGATCGCCGAGGTGATGACCGGCGACAGCGCCGCTGCGGGGCCGTTCCACCAGTCGAGCAGGCCTGTCATGAGGGCGCGGACATCCTCGGGCGCGGGAGGCTGGTGCCTGCCGACGCTGATGCGGATGACGCGGTACTCGCCTTCCGCCCCCTGCTCCATGACCCGATGCGCGAGGACGCGGTGGAGGCCGAGGACCGTCTCGTGGGTGACGAGCCGATCGGCGGCGTGCTCGATGACGAAGACGAGGCCCGCGAAGCAGTTGACGATCTCGCGCGAGGAGCGGGGGGCCTGCGAGGTCGGCTCGATCCCGTCGGCCAGCGCGCGGACCTCGGGCAGCGTGAGCGGGTTGCCCTCGATCGCGGTCGAGGCGTGAGCGTTGCGCGTGCGGGCATCCTTCTGGAGAGCCGGGATCCAAGCCAGTTCGACGGAGGCATCACGGATGCGCTGACGCAGTGCGGCAATCTGCTCGATCGCCGCGAGGAGATCCGGCGTGACGGTGAATCGCGGCTCGTACGTCATGCCGTAAGTCAAGCATCTGTCAAGTTATGAGTCAAGCGGGGCCACGTGGGTCACCGAATGTCCGGGACTCCTAGGAGGCTAGGAGGGCATTCTCCTTGGAGGCCCGCTAGCT
This DNA window, taken from Actinomycetota bacterium, encodes the following:
- a CDS encoding insulinase family protein, whose amino-acid sequence is MFYDRTTTSDGVTVLTETMSGVRSVAIGIWFSVGSRDEDAADAGMSHFLEHMMFKGTPTRTAQDISETFDRLGAELNAFTSKEYTCYYARVLDEHVDVAIEVLAEMVAAALLAQDACESEREVVLEEIARAEDQPDDRVHELFAGALWPGHPIGLPVLGDADAVGGFGHDASAAYRDRHYVTGNTVVAAAGSVAHAKVVGLVERFLKLPAGPRSSRPSAARVEPERLALITKETEQTHICYGVHGLYADHEDRFVLAVLDTVLGGGMSSRLFQEIREKRGLAYAVFSYHSLYEDTGQFAVYAGTRPSNAAEVAGLIRAEFANVIADGVTAEELSRAQESIKGHLVLGLESTRNRMSRLGKTEVTRGEMLTIDELVARIDAITLEDVARVTAAVLDSPRTLAVIGPVSQTEAEALAG
- a CDS encoding 4-hydroxy-tetrahydrodipicolinate reductase, with translation MIRVLVTGAGGRMGREVVRAVTEAPGMEVVGCVDTAAAGVRVDDGSGTPLVCAMNVAETLLATGPDVMVDFTQPDAVESNLRAALSAGVHCVVGTTGVSEDRLAQIWFEAKTDACLFYAPNFSIGGVLMMQFAKQAARHFPHVEIVELHHDRKADAPSGTAVRTARLVAEARGTVPDIQGKDTEHVDGARGALVEGIPVHSVRLPGFTAHQEVVFGGPGEVLTIRHDSMDRSSFMPGVVLAIRKVGSMTGLVVGLEKLLEGCE
- a CDS encoding aspartate kinase — protein: MKFGGTSVATPEGRAAVAARVTEALELDRAPVVVVSAMGRAGAPYATDTLLGLVAGLPAEPAETDLLASTGEVVAAVVVAHELRAAGVDALAFTGGAAGIVTDGVFGAAQVTEVHTGPLLAAIAAGRVPVVCGFQGVAPGGEVTTLGRGGSDTTACALGVALSAAEVEIYTDVDGVMTADPRTCSGVEVLETISAEELFQMAAAGSKVVHTPAAELALGSGMPVRVRNTYTDHPGTQVADIAGYRPSQVATAVSHASGVARVRIALDAPEGSDGHMAAQTRVYRAMADAGVSLDMFTPAGETLLFTVPEAAVTQVGDVVAALGLTCEVTDALAKVTLVGAGMHGVPGVMARVAEHLSAAGVDVLQAADSHTTIAVLVRGDDCAAAVRALHDGFELAG
- a CDS encoding Fic family protein, giving the protein MTYEPRFTVTPDLLAAIEQIAALRQRIRDASVELAWIPALQKDARTRNAHASTAIEGNPLTLPEVRALADGIEPTSQAPRSSREIVNCFAGLVFVIEHAADRLVTHETVLGLHRVLAHRVMEQGAEGEYRVIRISVGRHQPPAPEDVRALMTGLLDWWNGPAAALSPVITSAIVHHRFESIHPFGDGNGRTGRALALLELYRRGFDTDHIFAVDEWYWEDRPAYYAALDEPRDNGDDLTRWLEYSARGLLVTLERAWARILALPLESTEHLALRPRQERLLAMLSERGSLSPAEVWEALGVSRQGAMDLINPLLHAGLIEKVGTRKTGRYRLRGL